The following proteins are encoded in a genomic region of Nicotiana sylvestris chromosome 4, ASM39365v2, whole genome shotgun sequence:
- the LOC138890005 gene encoding uncharacterized protein: MEKVKIIKERLKTAQNHQKSYLDVRRNDLEFKEDDWEGIHKHKTTDFSLGMDDGRLGYQGRLCVPSIDGLRERIMVEAHTSRHSVHPGSTKMCHDLKEVYWWNDMKRNGADFVAKRSKCQQVKAKHQRPGGL; this comes from the exons ATGGAAAAGGTTAAGATCATTAAGGagcggttgaaaactgctcagaatCATCAAAAGTCCTATTTGGATGTTCGCCGCAatgatttggagttcaaagaagatgattgg gaggggattcataaacataaGACTACAGATTTTTctcttggcatggatgatggtagaCTAGGGTACCAAGGTCGACTATGTGTTCCAAGTATAGATGGTCTACGGGAAAGAATCATGGTTGAAGCTCACACTTCTAGGCattccgtgcacccaggttctacaaagatgtgtcatgatctcaaggaagtcTATTGGTGGAATGACATGAAAAGGAATGGagcggactttgtggcaaaacGTTCAAaatgtcagcaagtgaaggccaagcatcaaaggcctggtgggTTGTAA
- the LOC138890003 gene encoding uncharacterized protein produces the protein MGSLAHLEAYKIPFTGEVHRFASLGVCLVDSSEGGVIVQNRVELSLVEEVKEKQYDDLFLVQLKEGIHKHKTTDFSLGMDDSGLGYQGRLCVPSMDGLRERIMVEAHTSRHSVHPGSTKMCHDLKEVYWWNDMKRNVADFVAKRSKCQQVKAKHQRPGVL, from the coding sequence atgggtagtttggctcactTGGAGGCATATAAAATTCCGTTTACCGGGGAGGTTCATCGGTTTGCTAGCTTGGGAGTTTGTCTTGTGGACTCTAGTGAAGGCGGGGTGATTGTACAAAATAGAGTTGAATTATCGCTTGTGGAAGAGGTCAAAGAGAAACAATACGACGATCTATTTTTGGTACAATtgaaggaggggattcataaacataaGACTACAGATTTTTCTCTTGGCATGGATGATAGTGGACTAGGGTACCAAGGTCGACTATGTGTTCCAAGTATGGATGGTCTACGGGAAAGAATCATGGTTGAAGCTCACACTTCTAGGCATTCCGtacacccaggttctacaaagatgtgtcatgatctcaaggaagtcTATTGGTGGAATGACATGAAGAGGAATGTagcggactttgtggcaaaacGTTCAAaatgtcagcaagtgaaggccaaGCATCAAAGGCCTGGTGTGTTGTAA
- the LOC104248700 gene encoding uncharacterized protein, with protein MGCLAHLEAYKIPFTGEVHWLASLGVCLADSREGGVIVQNRVELSLVEEVKKKQYDDLFLVQLKEGIHKHKTIDFSLGMDDGGLGYQGRLCVPSIDGLRERIMVEAHTSRHSVHPGSTKMCHDLKEVYWWNDMKRNVADFVAKRSKCQQLKAKHQRPGGLERNVEILMWKWK; from the coding sequence ATGGGTTGTTTGGCTCACTTGGAGGCATATAAAATTCCGTTTACCGGGGAGGTTCATTGGTTGGCTAGCTTAGGAGTTTGTCTTGCGGACTCTAGAGAAGGTGGGGTGATTGTACAAAATAGAGTTGAATTATCGCTTGTGGAAGAGGTCAAAAAGAAACAATACGATGATCTATTTTTGGTACAATtgaaggaggggattcataaacataaGACTATAGATTTTTctcttggcatggatgatggtggACTAGGGTACCAAGGTCGACTATGTGTTCCAAGTATAGATGGTCTACGGGAAAGAATCATGGTTGAAGCTCACACTTCTAGGCattccgtgcacccaggttctacaaagATGTGCCATGATCTCAAGGAAGTCTATTGGTGGAATGACATGAAGAGGAATGTagcggactttgtggcaaaacGTTCAAAATGTCAGCAACTGAAGGCCAagcatcaaaggcctggtgggTTGGAAAGGAACGTAGAAATTCTAATGTGGAAGTGGAAATAA